The nucleotide sequence TGGCCATGCTCTGGGTGTAATTGTCCATGCGCTTGACGGTGGGCACACCATTGATTTCAAAGTTCTGAATCTCGAAGCCGCGCGAGAAGTAACCGTCGGATTCGGCACCCAGCCCGTCGCGCAATACGATGATGCCCGGTGTCGCATCGAGGGTGTCGCTGAGGTTGGTCAGGCGCTGGTCATCCAGGCGCTGGCGGGTCATGACCGTCAGCGATTGCGGGGTTTGCTGGGGTGTCAGGTTCAGGCGGGTCGAGCTGCTGGATGAATAGGTGGTGTAGAGCCCGGTGCCCTCTGTCGTCGACCCGGGCGCTTTGCCGGAAATGGAAATGGCCTGAAGCTCCAGATCCGTGGAGGCCGGCGCTGGCTGCAGGGTGTAACGCCCATCCGGCTGGCGAACCGCGATGAGCTGGCTGCCCTCAAGCAGCGCCTGTAAAGCAGCGTCGACCGTGTAGTCGCCACTCAAGCCGGGGCTGTTCTGGCCGGCAATCAAGTCATTGGGAAACGACAACAGCAAATGGGCCTGCTGGCCCAGTTGATTGAGCGCAGTGCCCAGTGGCGCCGGGGCAATTTCAAAGTGTTGCACGCGGCTGTCGGCGGCGGCCCACACGGGCGATGAAGTGGCGATCACAACCGCTGCGGCGCACCCCAGGGTGGTGACGAGCGAGGTGGCGGAGTACGACGAAACACTGCGGTGATGCATGTGAAGTTTCCCGATGATTTTTGATGTATGGCCTATGAGTCTCGCCAAAAACCAAAACGGCTCATCGAGAACGAAAAAACTTCAAACGTTGGCTGACGCGGGGCGCAAGTTGACCCACAGGCGAGTGAAACGCTGGACATCCAGGTTCAGTGTCTGGGCGACGGCATTGATGATTCGATCACTGTCTGCCAGCGGGTAAGTGCCCCACACTTGCAGGTTGGCCAATGCCGCATCGCAGCCAAGATGTCCGTGACGATAGCGGCCAAGTTCATCGAGGAAAGCCTGCAGCGGTTGGCCGTTGGCGACGATCATGCCTTCGGTCCAGGCCGGCGCGGAGGCTTGCACCGCACGCTGATCGAGCATCCCCAGCGGTCCGAAACGAGCCAGTTGTCCGGCTTGCAGGGCGGTCCGGTTACTGGCTTGAGTCGGGATGACTTCAAGCGAGCCACGATAGACCGCCAACTGGGTTGAGCCATTGTCAAACTGCCGCATCGTGAAACGCGCCGAAGACGCCTGCACCCGAACCTGCGCGGTATTGATCAATGGAGCCGGGTTCAAGGCCGTGTCGATCAAGACCTCGCCGCTGAGTAATCGCAGGTGCCAGCGCTGGTCCGCCATACGAGCCTTTATCGCACTGCGGGTATTGAGTTCGAGCGACAGGCCCGAGGCCAGCGCAACGCGTTTCTGCTCGCCCACACCCGTGGTGTAGTCGGCCGTGATCCGCGACACCATTTCGCTGTCTCGCCCCACCCAGGCGCCGGTGCCTGCCACCAGCAGCAAGGCCAGGCCCTTGATTGCTCGACGCCTGCTCAGCCCTTCATCGGAAGGGAGCAACAGGGCCCGGCGGGCGAGGTTCGGATCACCTCGGGTGCGCAATGAATCGAGCTGCTCGCCCAGGGCCAAGGCTTTTTCCCAGGCCAGCTCATGCAGAGGGTGTTCACTGCGCCATGCCATAAAGGCGGCCTGCGCCGGCGAATCGAAATTGGCCTCCTGCATCTCGAGCCACCACTCCATCGCCTCCTCGCACATTTTCGGCGACAGCGATGATTCGCGGGGAAAGGCGCTTGCGCTGATCGTCATTGCAGCGATTCCGTCACCAACATGCATCGCGCACCCGCCTTGATGATATGGCGTTTGACGGTAGCGATTGAAATACCCAGCCGCTCGGCAATGTCGCCATGGCTGAGCCCATCCAGTTGCGACCACAGGAATGCCTTTTTGACGGCGACATCCAGCTCGCATAGCGCTTCGTCGAGCCGAACCAGCGTCTCGAAAATAATCAGCTGAGTGGCCAGATCCGGCAGCACGCTTTGGTCTTCCGTCTGGAGTGCATCCAGATAGGCTTTTTCCAGGCGTGCGCGGCGATAGTGGTTGGACAGGACGCTGCGCGCCACCTTGGCCAGAAAAGGCCGAGGCTGGCGGACTTCAATCGCCTCGTTACTGACCAGCAAGCGCATGAAGGTGTCCTGCATCAAATCAGCAGCGCGGTGTGAGCAGCTCAATTGCCGATACAGCCAGCTACGTAACCAGCGGTGTTGCTGTTCATAAAGAGCAGTGAGCTGAGCGGTATCGACGGATGCCATGAGCTGCCACAAAGATTTCGCAAATGAGACTTAATATCATATGTGATTGGCCGAGTACCGACAAGAACGCAGAAGGGCGCACTGCATGGCTGGCCTGATGGATGATGGTTGGAGGATCAATATCACGAATTGCTGAGGAGGGCTGCGGTGATACAAAGAGAGGGACTGATTAGCGGGCCGGAATGGCGTCAGCTTGTTCGAGATGCGGGCGCTGTCCTCTCAAATTGAGGCAAAGGCAAACCTGCTGCAGGCCAATAGCTGTCATTCGCGAACGCCATGAATAGGCCGATAGTTAACAGAGCTGGAGGTTTTTGAGCTGCGCGATGTGCGTCGCATGAGCGTCTTCAGTCAAGGTGAAGCCGCAGCGCAGGTAAAAAGTGCTCCCTTCAGCGGTGTCGGTGTAAAGACGCACACTTTCAAAGTGCAAGGCGGCGTGGGCAAGCAAGGCGCTAACGAGTCTCCTGCCAACCTGTTGTCCCCGCGAAGCAGGTGAGACATAAACCCGTCTCAGCCTTCCCGTACGAACATGCGTGAAGGGATCGACAGACAGACCTCCGATACCCACTAGGTGCTGGTCCTGGTACGCAGATATCAGACATTCGCCTGGTGCATCGAAGCGATTGCTGCCTGAATGCCATTCCGAAGTCAGTCGGGTGAGAAACTTGAAACCTTCTGCGACAGCCTCTTTCTCAAGGGTAGAAATTTGTGGCGGGAGGTGCGTGACTTGTTGAATGTCCATTGGGGGCAATTTTCCCTGATTGAAGTCGGCACGGTTCTGAGCTGCCAGGACATCTTGATGCGCGGGCTGTTGGCTCGCCAGGGCGGCTATCGGCCAGAAGCAGCCGGTGGAAACCCGAGCGGGGAAGCAGTAGCTTATGTGGCCGTGGGCAACAGATACGTCCCAACTGAACATCCTTTTTATGCCACGCTTCATTTTGGGTAATTTTGATTAATGGGACCAAAAACTGAAGAGCTGATTTTCATCCTCGATCAGCTAGCAGCTATGCTTGAAAGCGATGGAAATACTCACTGGAGCAATTGGATGCGACGAGCGAGAGCACGATTGGTAGGCAGTGATTTTTCAGGGATTGAATACCTATTGTCAGCTTATGGCGGAATGGGCTCACTAAATGATCTAGTTCTTGGTCAAAGCCATAATAATGGCGTTTTTACTTGGAAGCCGGGTCATGTTGAACTGAACGAAAAATTCATGGAATTGAGCAGCAAAGCCTGGCAGCTAGCGTATGAAATAAAACGCTCTCAAGCATGATGAGGCACCTAAACAACGCACCCGCAGCCCCGTTTATGCGCCCCTTCACTCCAAACCTTAGATGGCAGTAGATGAACCCCACTCTCAATACAGCAGCTAATGGGCATCTGACAATCAACTTCAGCGAGTCGTCAGACTCTAGTTGGCTTTCACTATCTGACGACTTGACCACGCTCCACGGGTTCCAGCGGGTGGGATCACCAGTAATAGGCCTGAGTGAACAAATACATCAAAGTTACCACTGTGCTGAGTTCAACCTCGCAGCTGGCTGGGACATTTGGGGCGGGTATTACTTGCTCTCAGACACAGCGGCAGGCGATGTTTTTCTGGAAAAATTGTTCCACCAGATCCAAGCCTGACCGGCGATTCCAATCATTCGCTCAGTTGGCTGAAAATGTACCTCGGTGTTGGGGAATGACTGAAAAGGTTGATTGCTGCCTCTTTTGAACGGCCGCTTCTGGCCATGAGCGGACATCGCGTCCGGTCCGTTTTCGACCCATAGCTGACGTCAGGCAATGGATGCTCGTGGCCAATAGCTATAATTAAGCAACCGGAGTAATCTTTCGGCCTTCCCGCACAATTGAGGCTAGCAACAGATGACGGAACAGCTTTGCGTGGTGTTCATTCCGGCTCTTTCGGTAGCGTTGCAAAACGCCGAAACGAACAAAGGCTCTCCACTTACAGAGTCTGAGGCGCTCAAAATCCGTGATCAAGCGACATGCGTTGCAGTTCCATTCGACGTCGCCCTAGGTATGGAGAAGGATCGTGGTTTCCGGGACTTGGTTGCTGAGGATTGCTGGAATGAATGGCAGCGACTACGGCTCACAATGAAGAAATGATCCTCCTGACCTGCACTATTCCTCAGTCATAAATGCGATCTTCTCCTGCTCATTTCTAGCGAAATGAGAGGCAGCTTCTGGCCGGTTCCTGCCCTTCGTGACGGGCAGCAATCGGCCACGAGTCGGCCGAAACGTTCCGGCATATCTCGCCGCGCAGCACCCGAGCAGAGTGCCCAGAGTACGCCATCGAGTATCAAGCTCTTGCTGTTCTTGGTGTCAAATAATAACTTCCGCTAAATTTATTGCTCACGAAAGTAAGATTTTGTTCTGGTGGGTTTAATTATAGATAAAAGTATAGTTCATAATGTAGCTACCTATTTTATTCGTGCGGGCACTCACCCATACGAGCTGCATTCCCTGTTGCATATTTTTTTCCAAATCCATTTTGTTCGTGCAAAGCTCAATCCAGCGGTTTGTACTTTTATCTTCGATCCATAGACCTGCCTCGCAACGACCAAATTTCCCCCTGGAAGGTCCGGGGTATCTCAGCTCATATGAAGATTTATAACTAACAATCTCGCCAGGTAAAAGATAGGCCGCGGTGGCATAACCATTTAGAGATAGAATAAACCCTAAGCAGAACCATCCAGCAAAAGAGTTTAGAGCCTGTATTGCTGTCTTGCGCCCAGGCCGCTTGTAGAGTGTTCGAATTGCAGCGGTAAGCCCAGTAATGGAGCTGATCAACAGGTATGTACTCCATTCGGGGATCTCAGGCATCAAAATTGTTCTTGCTGAAATTTTAGAAGCCCAGCCTACATAATAAAGCCATGCGCCAAAAAGCAAAAATACTACCACTGTTAGAACTATTCGTTTTGATTTGCTTTCGGGTGAACTAGGTTCCATAAGCAGCTCTTGGGGGAAGCAGTAATTGTCGGAGGCAAAAATTTAAGTGGTGACGTCAACGGGGGAGGAAGAAACTCATAAGTCAACCCTGCCTCATAAAACACCGTTCCCCACTCTAGAAAACCCGGACGGTATTCGCACCGAAGACGAACGATCTGCCCATCCTCTCAGATATAGATTTCTTCCACCAAAGCGATATCTCCTGGCGCTGCCTCTCGAGAGTTAATCCAATCAGTTAAAACTATTTTTGCTTGGTCAGCGCTGATTAGTTTTATGAGATCGCCTTTAGACAGTGCCATGTCCCTTCGCCTGGATTTTTACTGATAACAAGTACATGAGCCTATCGACTTTTTAAGACAAAGTCCTTTCTTTTAGTCCGAAGGCTTCCATTAGACGATGTCCGCTTCTGGCCGAGAGCCACAAGTCGCGAACGCCGGCTCTCGATCTTGAATGCGCAAGCCTTGAGATTGCGCGATTCGCCCCTCGCGAGCATGAGCGATTGCCTGCGACGTTTCCGAATGTATTGCCGGCTCTGCCTCCCTCCGTCCAATAGCAAATGACATGCCGGGATTGAGCGGTGCATATCTTGACTGATAGCATCTAGCTATCAATCTCAATGCTCATTTCAGGAAGGGAATCCATGTCAAAGAAAGTTCTTGCTGTAGCGCTGGCCGCCATGGGGATGTTGACCGGTATGCAGAATGCGGTGGCTGAAGACAATCTGTTCAAAAAATATGCGTACGACACGCCGATTGCCAAGTACACCGAGGCAGCAGGCTACTACGACTGTTCAGCTGACATAGGGGCTACTGCACGCTGCCTGGACGATGTGGATTTTCTGGATCAGAAGTTCACAGCAGCCCTGGTGTTCAGTGGTGAAAAACTGATGTTGGTTTCGCTGTTTGCACCCTATGACCGTGACCTGTTCGGTCGCGCTGTTGGCGCTCTTGCAAAGACATTTACTCTGGTGTCGCTCGCTGACGGGAAATCCATGCTGGATCTCATTGAGTTGGCGGGTAAAGTAAAAAACAAGGATGAATACACAGCCAAACTCACGAACTATGAGAATGTTGCGTTGGCCTCCAACGATTTGACCTATTCCTTCGTTGAAGGGCTCACCCCGGCCAAGGGGGCCACCAACGTCCATAGTCTGATGAGTTCAGCGCCTGCCAACACCAGGGGTGCCGATTTGATCGTCTCTGGTGAGGGTGACGAGTCCAGCATCATCATCAAGTTTTCTTTCCCGAAACTGGACGAAAACAAGCTTGTTCAGCAAGCCAAGAAGCCAGTCGAGTTGTTCTGACCTCGTGCTTTCATTTGTGTTGAGCCCCGCGACAGCGGGGCTTTTGGTATCAGGCGAGAAAAAACTCTGAAAATGCCTGCCAGATCTTCAAGCGGTTTGCGTCGACAGTTTTCATGCAATATCCCGGAATCTGGATGGCGCCCGGCAAACGAAGGGTAGGGTAGCCCGAAGCATTCAAGCAGGTGTTCGCCGCCAGAATGGTCCAAACGCTGCCTTCCACAAATAGCGGTTTTCACCCAAAAGCAACCGGTGATCAAACCTCTTTTTTAAACGCACTTTCCCCCGTCTGCCCCCCGAAAATGCTCAGCCTAGAGCACTTTCTCACGAAAGTATTAGCGCTATTTAACGCGTGCCCCATCAGCCACCCTCCTTTACGGTGGGTCCACAAGAAACGGTTTTCGGGTCGTAGCAGTTTCTTATCCAGCTTCAACATCACCGATATTGCTGCGCGCCCTTTGCAGTGGTTCTGCCACACAAGGAGTGTCTCGTGGAGGCAACGTTCGGTAGTGCATTCGTCTCGCGTCTGTCCCCACTTTCCCTTTCGATGTGCCTGAGCGTCGGGCTCTGGTTGGGGGCTGCAAGCCCTGAGGTGATGGCCGCGTGCGCCACGGTGGGTTCGACGGTCACCTGCACCGGCAACCCCGGGTTGTTCACCAATGAATTTGCCAGTCCGGCCAACAATCTCACGGTCAACGTCGAGCCTGGCACGCAGATGAATGCTTCCCTCGGCGGCAAGGTGCTGGCGCTGTCCGGGGTGAATATCACGCTGAACAACTCGGGGACCCTCGACCCGGCGATTCTCGGCCTGCTGTCGGTGCTCAGTGGCGGCGCGTTCATCGGTACTGGTGCGCCGAGTGTGGTGAATGTGGTCAATAACGCCAGTGGCATCATGCGCGGCACCGGTGCGCTGTTGGGGCTGAACCTGACCAGCGTCGGTGGCGCGGCGCTGGGGATCAACAATGGCGCGACCGGGGTCACCAACATCACCAACAACGGTGTCATCAGTTCCAGCGGCTTGTCGCTTGCGCTGGTGCCGCTGTCGGATACGCCAGTGGTGGCGGTGTGGGGCGGCTCGCAGGTGAACATGGTCAACACCGGCACCATCCAGGGCCGGGTGGCGTTCGAGCGTTCCAATGCCGGTAATACGTTCTTCAACAGCGGGACGATCCTCGGTGGCGTGTCGATGGGGGTCAACAGCACGAACACCTTCACCGCCGTCACCGGCTCCAGCGTCGGCGTGGGTGATGGCCTGCAGGTCGACGTGGGGCTGGGCGGGCTGCTCAACGTCAACCTGACCTTCGCGCCGACCGGGAAGATCGACGGTGGCGCGGGCGGCAATAACTCGCTGGTATTGCAAAACAGCCTGGGCGTCGGCGGCGGTACATCCGGGACCGGCATCGCTTCGAGCGCCAGCTATATCAATTTCAATAACCTGATTCTCAACAGCGGCACCTGGACCTTGCAGGGGCCTCTGGTCAGTGGCAGCACCACGCTCAACGGCGGGCTGGCGCAGTTCGGCAGCAATGCCACGTTCGGCAGCGGCGTGCTGACCGCGAACGGCGGGACGATTCAGCCGACCCTCCCAGGGTTGAGTCTGGCCAATCTGATCAGCCTGGGCAGCGGTGGCCTGACGCTGACGGGGTCCAATGATCTGAGCCTGACCGGCGTGATTTCGGGCAGTGGCGGGTTGATCAAATCCAATAGCGGCCAGTTGAACCTCACAGGCGCCAACACCTACAGCGGCGGGACTATCCTCAACGGCGGCAATGTGCAGGCGGGCAACAATCAGGCCTTCGGCACGGGAGGCATCACGGTGGGCGGTGCGACCACCTTGCTCGCGCCCGGCACCCTCGCACTGAATAACGCCCTGACCCTCAACAACACCCTGATCACCAATAGCGCAGGTGCGTTGACCCTGGCCGGGGCAATCAGCGGTGCCGGCGGCCTGACCAAGACCGGCAGCGGCAGCCTGACGCTCAGCGGTGCCAACAGCGGCTACAGCGGCCCCACCACCTTGAGCGCCGGCACCTTGCGCGTCGGCAGCAACACGGCACTGGGCAGCGGGGTGCTGAACACCGCCAGTGGCACCAGCCTGGACAGCACGGCCAACGTCAGTCTGGCCAACAACATTGCGCTGACCGGTAACCTCAACGTGCTCGGCAGCAACGCCCTGACCCTGGGTGGCGCGTTGTCCGGTGCGGGCGGCATCACCAAGACCGGCAATGCCAGCCTGACCCTCAGCGGCAACAACAGCCACAGCGGCGCCACCGCGCTCAACGCCGGCACGCTGTTCGTCGGCAGCAACACGGCGCTGGGCAGCGGTGCCTTGAACACCGCCGCCGGCACCACGCTGGATTCCATTGCCGGGGTGTCGCTGGCCAACGCCATTAATATTGCCGGCAACCTGACCCTCGGTGGCACCCAGGCCCTGGCGCTCAATGGCCTGATCAGTGGCACCGGCGACCTGATCAAGAACGGCACTGCGGCCCTGACCCTGGGCGGCAACAACAGCTACAGCGGCAACACCGCGCTCAATGCCGGCACACTGATCGTCGCAGCCAACAACGCCTTGAGCACGGGCACCTTGAATGCCGCCGCCGGGACCACGCTGGACGCCAGCACGGCGGTGACCCTGGGCAACGCCGTGACCCTGGGCGGCAACCTGAACATCGGCGGCTCGGCCAACCTTACCCTGGGCAATGTGGTCAGCGGTGCGGGCGGCTTGACCAAGAACGGCGCTGCCAACCTGGTCCTCAATGGCGCCAATACTTACCTGGCCGGCACCACCCTCAACGCCGGCACCCTGACCTTGGGCAACGCCGCCGCTTTGGGCACGGGCAACCTGACCGTCGGTGGCGCCGCGACCCTCGACACCAGCAGCGCCCTGGCGTTGACCAACAACGTGATCCTCAACAACGCCCTGAGCGTCGGTGCCAGCAATGACCTGACCCTGGGCGGCGTGGTCAGCGGCATCGGCCAGTTGATCAAGAACGGCGCCAGCAACCTGACCCTCAACGGCGCCAACAGCTATCAGGGCGGGACCACCCTGAATGCCGGCACCCTGACCCTGGGCAACAACGCAGCGCTGGGCACCGGTGCCTTGACCGTGGCGGGGGCGGGTACCCTGGCCAACAGCGCCAACCTGGCGCTGGGCAATGCGATCAACCTCAACGCGCTGCTCACCGTCGGCGGTGCCAACCCACTGGCCCTCAATGGCGTGATCGCCGGCAGCGGCGGACTGATCAAGACCGGCGCGTCGAGCCTGACCCTCACCGGCAACAACAGCTACAGCGGCAACACCGCGCTCAACGCGGGGTCGCTGATCGTCGGCTCCAACACCGCTCTGGGGACTGGCGCCTTGAATGCGGCCGCCGGCACCACCCTCGACGCCAGTGCCGCCGTGGCCCTGGCCAATAATCTCAATTTGGCCGGTAACCTCACGCTGGGCGGCAGCAACGCGCTGACCCTCGACGGCGTAGTGGCCGGCAGTGGCGGCCTGAGCAAAAACGGCGCGGCCGACCTGATCCTCAATGGCTTGAATACCTACACGGGCAATACCGCCTTGAACGCCGGCAAGCTGATCGTCGGCAGCAATTCGGCGCTGGGCAGTGGTGCGCTCAACGCCGCCGCCAATACTTCGCTGGATACCAGTTCGGCGATCAGCCTGGGTAACGCACTGAACCTGGCCGGGGCACTGAACGTCGGTGGCAGCAATGACCTGACCCTGACCGGGCCGGTCAACGGCGCCGGCAGCCTGGTGAAGAACGGCGCGGCCAACCTGATCCTCAATGGCACCAACGGCTACCTGGGTGGCACCACGTTGAACGCCGGTACGTTGACCGTCGGCAGCAGCCAGGCACTGGGGTCGGGCGCCCTGGCCGTGGCGGGCGCAGCGACGCTGGACAGCAACTCGCCGCTGGTCAACCTGAACAACAACGTCGGCCTCAACGCCGTGCTGACCGTTGGCGGCACCCAAGACCTGGGCCTGGGCGGCGTGGTCAGCGGCAGCGGTTCGTTGATCAAGAATGGCGCGGCCAACCTGACCCTCAATGGCGCCAACACCTATCAGGGCGGCACCACGCTCAACGCCGGCACCCTGACCCTCGGCAACGGCGGTGCGTTGGGCAGCGGTGCGCTGGCCGTCGAGGGCGCGGCGACCCTGGACAACAATGCAGCGCTGACGGTCGGCAACGACATCACCCTCAACAGCGGGCTGACCGTGGCCGGTAGCAACGACCTGACCCTCGGCGGGGTGATCGGCGGCGCTGGCGGCCTGA is from Pseudomonas sp. MYb118 and encodes:
- a CDS encoding FecR domain-containing protein; the protein is MTISASAFPRESSLSPKMCEEAMEWWLEMQEANFDSPAQAAFMAWRSEHPLHELAWEKALALGEQLDSLRTRGDPNLARRALLLPSDEGLSRRRAIKGLALLLVAGTGAWVGRDSEMVSRITADYTTGVGEQKRVALASGLSLELNTRSAIKARMADQRWHLRLLSGEVLIDTALNPAPLINTAQVRVQASSARFTMRQFDNGSTQLAVYRGSLEVIPTQASNRTALQAGQLARFGPLGMLDQRAVQASAPAWTEGMIVANGQPLQAFLDELGRYRHGHLGCDAALANLQVWGTYPLADSDRIINAVAQTLNLDVQRFTRLWVNLRPASANV
- a CDS encoding sigma-70 family RNA polymerase sigma factor gives rise to the protein MASVDTAQLTALYEQQHRWLRSWLYRQLSCSHRAADLMQDTFMRLLVSNEAIEVRQPRPFLAKVARSVLSNHYRRARLEKAYLDALQTEDQSVLPDLATQLIIFETLVRLDEALCELDVAVKKAFLWSQLDGLSHGDIAERLGISIATVKRHIIKAGARCMLVTESLQ
- a CDS encoding GNAT family N-acetyltransferase, which codes for MPPMDIQQVTHLPPQISTLEKEAVAEGFKFLTRLTSEWHSGSNRFDAPGECLISAYQDQHLVGIGGLSVDPFTHVRTGRLRRVYVSPASRGQQVGRRLVSALLAHAALHFESVRLYTDTAEGSTFYLRCGFTLTEDAHATHIAQLKNLQLC